A DNA window from Vigna unguiculata cultivar IT97K-499-35 chromosome 10, ASM411807v1, whole genome shotgun sequence contains the following coding sequences:
- the LOC114166314 gene encoding uncharacterized protein LOC114166314 isoform X1: MKKSSKKMWSSLNSVEGRGLLTLFQSSYKGFKGGFLKIKAPPHKTNLLERFPLYWTQNPSNPIAHQISDLTQAEREFCLMLEQLRTTFDTKQLLNLKFQPSNLKCHIESRMGMSKQDLAKRFKALKSSSQTSLTQPIQANPVVQEAVTLVSDEETTQSGPSFKRRRPVDRAHAVLDDATIVPVSRAHNVFEGDLHCLMNQETKTIQEDAYGFFHRAKVSVVALCGKLDRLTVVDKDRVAELASTRAQLTTAKEEVVRLTAKVEGFQSMKKKMEERGKRVTELEKRVAELEISLQKVESELVEKEQSWRALEEKMTNETASTYGVGFEAALE; the protein is encoded by the exons atgaaaaaatccTCTAAGAAGATGTGGTCATCCTTAAATAGCGTCGAGGGCAGGGGTTTGTTGACTTTGTTCCAATCTTCCTATAAAGGGTTTAAGGGGGGCTTCTTGAAAATAAAGGCCCCTCCCCATAAGACTAACCTTTTGGAGAGGTTTCCGCTATATTGGACACAAAATCCGAGCAACCCTATTGCTCACCAAATATCCGACCTAACTCAAGCTGAGAGGGAATTCTGTCTCATGTTGGAGCAATTGAGAACTACTTTTGACACCAAGCAGCTTTTGAATCTCAAGTTCCAGCCATCCAATCTGAAATGTCACATTG AATCCAGGATGGGCATGTCGAAACAAGACTTAGCCAAACGCTTCAAGGCTCTCAAGAGCTCTTCCCAAACCTCTCTTACTCAACCTATCCAGGCGAACCCGGTTGTCCAGGAAGCCGTAACATTGGTGTCCGATGAGGAGACCACGCAGTCCGGACCGAGCTTTAAAAGGCGTAGACCTGTTGACCGAGCTCATGCGGTACTAGATGATGCAACTATTGTGCCTGTTAG TCGTGCGCATAACGTCTTTGAAGGAGATTTGCACTGTCTAATGAACCAGGAGACTAAGACTATTCAGGAAGATGCCTATGGGTTTTTCCATAGGGCAAAAGTTTCTGTGGTAGCACTTTGTGGAAAACTAGATCGGCTAACGGTCGTGGATAAGGATCGGGTTGCCGAACTAGCTTCAACTCGAGCACAATTGACGACGGCAAAAGAAGAGGTGGTTCGGTTGACGGCTAAGGTTGAAGGCTTTCAaagtatgaaaaagaaaatggaggAGAGGGGAAAAAGAGTTACCGAGCTGGAGAAAAGGGTAGCCGAGCTAGAGATTTCTTTGCAGAAAGTCGAGAGCGAATTGGTGGAGAAGGAGCAATCATGGCGGGCTTTGGAGGAGAAAATGACGAACGAAACTGCCTCAACATACGGCGTGGGTTTCGAGGCGGCTTTGGAGTAG
- the LOC114166314 gene encoding uncharacterized protein LOC114166314 isoform X2, with protein MGMSKQDLAKRFKALKSSSQTSLTQPIQANPVVQEAVTLVSDEETTQSGPSFKRRRPVDRAHAVLDDATIVPVSRAHNVFEGDLHCLMNQETKTIQEDAYGFFHRAKVSVVALCGKLDRLTVVDKDRVAELASTRAQLTTAKEEVVRLTAKVEGFQSMKKKMEERGKRVTELEKRVAELEISLQKVESELVEKEQSWRALEEKMTNETASTYGVGFEAALE; from the exons ATGGGCATGTCGAAACAAGACTTAGCCAAACGCTTCAAGGCTCTCAAGAGCTCTTCCCAAACCTCTCTTACTCAACCTATCCAGGCGAACCCGGTTGTCCAGGAAGCCGTAACATTGGTGTCCGATGAGGAGACCACGCAGTCCGGACCGAGCTTTAAAAGGCGTAGACCTGTTGACCGAGCTCATGCGGTACTAGATGATGCAACTATTGTGCCTGTTAG TCGTGCGCATAACGTCTTTGAAGGAGATTTGCACTGTCTAATGAACCAGGAGACTAAGACTATTCAGGAAGATGCCTATGGGTTTTTCCATAGGGCAAAAGTTTCTGTGGTAGCACTTTGTGGAAAACTAGATCGGCTAACGGTCGTGGATAAGGATCGGGTTGCCGAACTAGCTTCAACTCGAGCACAATTGACGACGGCAAAAGAAGAGGTGGTTCGGTTGACGGCTAAGGTTGAAGGCTTTCAaagtatgaaaaagaaaatggaggAGAGGGGAAAAAGAGTTACCGAGCTGGAGAAAAGGGTAGCCGAGCTAGAGATTTCTTTGCAGAAAGTCGAGAGCGAATTGGTGGAGAAGGAGCAATCATGGCGGGCTTTGGAGGAGAAAATGACGAACGAAACTGCCTCAACATACGGCGTGGGTTTCGAGGCGGCTTTGGAGTAG